The Pecten maximus chromosome 17, xPecMax1.1, whole genome shotgun sequence DNA segment CGTGGGTATTCGCGATAGTAGATTATCGGAGAAACTCCAGCTTGACGCAACACTTACTCTAGAGAAGGCTGTAAACCAGGTTCGCCAATCTGAGGCAGTCAAGAAACAACAGTCAATTGTTAGGGACAGAGATCCTATTGCGAGTAGTAGTCAGGCAGATAGTAATGTGGATGCAGTATTCCAGAAAGGTCCAAAACATAAGTTCTCAGGAAACCGGAAGTCGTCTGAAAACCGGAAGTCATTTAATAATCAGACGAATCCAGAGTGTCACAGGTGTGGATTTAGACACAGGAAAGGAAGCTGTCCTGCAAAAGATGCAGAGTGTCGGAAATGTCGCAAATAGGGTCACTATGCCAAGAAATGCCGATCAACAGTTGGCGAGGTACAAAGCTTTTTAGGAGCGGTAGAAAGCAAAGGATCCCTACCATGGAACATAGATCTGGTTATTCAGACAGGTCAAACACACACACCGGTAAATTTTAAGATAGATACAGGGGCAGATGTTACAGCTATACCTGAGTGTCTTTCAACGAATCGGTCAGAAGTTAGAATCCTCGACAAGAGTTCTACAAGGTCCAGGTCAGAACCGTCTCAAAGTGTTGGGAAAATTTTCAAGTAAATTATGTACAGAGAAGGGAACTCGGGCTGAGACAGATATTTATGTCATCAAGACATTGAGTAAGCCATTGTTAGGTCGTCCAGCTATTGAAAAACTCAACCTTGTGAAAACTGTGGCTTCAGTACAGTCAGCCGGTAGTATCCAGGAAAGGTATCCAAAACTGTTTAGTGGACTAGGTAAAATTGAAGGCGACTACACCATTAAACTTCGCGACAACGCCACACCGTTTGCTCTCACTTCGCCAAGGCGCGTGGCGCTACCACTATTGGACAAGGTCAAGGATGAACTTGCCAGGATGGAGAGCTTgggggttatctcccctgttgaGGAACCGACAGATTGGTGCTCTGGTCTTGTCGTGGTACCTAAAAAGGATGGAACTGTACGTATATGCGTTGGTCTTACACAGTTGAACAAATCGGTTCGCAGGGAACACCTACAGTTACCTAGTGTAGAACAGACTTTACACCGATTGACAGGAGCAAAGGTATTCTCTAAAATTGACGCAAACTCAGGATTCTGGCAGATCCCGCTAGAACAATCTTCGAGATTGTTGACAACTTTCATTACTCCATTTGGGCGTTATTGTTTCAACCGTCTACCCTTCGGTATTTCATCGGCGCCAGAACATTTCCAGCGAAGGATGTGCAACCTGCTAGACAATGTACCAGGAGTAGTGTGTCAGATGGACAACATGTTGATATTTGGAACCTCACAGGAGGAACATGATAAGCGTCTGAATACTGTGTTACAGAAGGTCGAGAAAGCCGGGATTACCTTAAACAGTGATAAGTGCAAGTTCTCAAAGAAAAGCGTCACACTCGTCGGTCACGTCATAGATGAGACAGGAATACGTCCAGACCCTGCTAAGGTGAAAGCTATCGTGAACTTTGAAGCTCCTACTAATGTCAGTGAGGTCAGGAGATTCATGGGAATGGTTAATCAACTTGGGAGATTCTCCCCGAACATAGCAGAACATTCCAAGCCAATTCGTGATTTACTACAGAAGGATAGTGCATGGACGTGGGACATACCTCAAGAGCGCGCATTTGAGCTGATCAAGCAAGAACTCAGCTCTACACCGGTACTGTCATTATACGATCCTAGGGCAACCACCAAAATCTCTGCTGACGCATCATCTTATGGTATTGGAGGCGTCATACTTCAACGTCCTAAGGACAGTAGTGAGGACGATTGGAGGCCAGTCGGATACGCGTCACGATCTATGAGCGCTACAGAACAGCGATACGCGCAGCTGGAAAAGGAAGCACTCGCTGTAACGTGGATGTGCGAGAAGTCGTCAGACTTGCTCACAGGAATACACTTCCAAATTGAGACGGATCACAAGCCGTTAGTTTCGTTACTAGGTTCCAAGGCGATATCTGAGTTACCCCCGAGGGTTCAGAGATTTAGGATGCGTCTCATGCGATATGACTACAGCATCATGCATGTGCCCGGTAAACTACTGTATGTGCAGATGCTCTATCCAGAGCCCCCTTGATTCAGCAAGGATCTGAGGAGGAGGAGTTTCAACAGGAAGTTGAAGCTTACGTCGATGCTATCATGGACGACATTCCAGCAACAGAAGTTCGCCTCAACGAAATCCGCATGAAACTACAGGAAGACAGTATCTGTAGGATCATTATGAATTACTGTCAGGATGGATGGCCTGGTTACGAACATCCTACGATCACAGTCTCCACTAGGCCATATTGGCTGTTGAGGGAAGAACTCTCGGTGTGTCATGGTTTGCTTATGAGAGGAAGTAGACTCGTCATTCCTTCATCTATGAGGGCGGAAATACTACAGAAACTACACGAGGGGCACCAGGGCATCGTGAAGTGCCGTGAGCGTGCTAAGAACTTGGTATGGTGGCCGGGTCTAAGCAGAGAGATTGAGGATGTTGTGAAAAACTGTTCGTCGTGCCTGAAGCATAGGAGAGAGAGACCAGAACCTCTCAAACCTACTGATTTCCCTGATCGTCCCTGGCAACAATTAGGGTCTGATCTATTCTACTGGAAGGGAGTGAACTATTTGTTAGTGATAAGACTATTTCTCTAGATACATAGAAATTGCCAAGCTTAGCTCCACGACTTCAGAAGCAATAGTCACACATCTCAAATCGATGTTTGCTCGACATGGAATTCCAGAGACCGTCATATCGGACAACGGTCCGCAATACGCGAGCTCAACGTTTCAGGAATTCACGAGAGATTATGGGTTCACCCATTCGACCAGCAGCCCTTATTACCCTCAAGGGAACGGGGAAGCCGAGACAGCAGTTCAGACTGTGAAGCGTCTACTTAGTGGCTCTCAAGATCCATATCTAGCGTTGCTAGCGTATCGTACCACAGCGTTACGAAATGGCTACAGTCCTTCGGAACTACTTATGGGGCGGAAGCTTCGTACAACTATACCGGAGAGTCCAGCAAATCTATCTCCTAAGTGGCCAGATCTCGAGTACGTTCGAGATAAGGAACTGTTGGATCGAACATCTCAAAAGCACCATTTTGATCGGTCACATCGCGCAGTTCAACGTCCGGAATTGCACCCGGGAGAAACAGTGTGGGTGAAAGGACCCAGCGGAGGGTTCAGTGGAACGATCACTAAGTCAGTGAATGATCACTCATATTTGGTCAGGACACCGTCGGGCCAGATTCGTCGGAATAGGAGACAGCTGGTCCAAGCTCCAGCTATGAGGCCGGATATTCCACACACGAGGGGATCGGGAGATGTGCCTAGCGATGTGAAGGAACCAAGTAATCAGACTGTGTGTAGCAACCCTGTAAAGGCTCCGAAGCCTACTGGGTCTCCGAAGTCAAAGACTGGGTCTAGTACTTCTGTCAGTGTCAATAATAGTTCAGAGATAGGTGTAGGTTCTAAGTGTGATAATGCAACTGTTACTCGCTCTGGCAGAGTCTCGGTTGCTCCAAACCGGATGGACCTGTGAATTTAAGTTGACTGTGTTAATTGTTCAGATATTATTTCTTGAGTAGGTAGCTCGTGAAATTGTGTTTATTGGAAAAGACTGGTTAAAGATAACTTTTGTGGCAATGATAATTTGCTTAGCTTTTTGAGTTACTTATAATTAGTTTGATGTTTTGAGAAGAatccatatacaatgtaattggtAGTATACCCAGAAAGGGGGATGTAGAGTTATGCATAgatttatgaaacagactataggtTCAGTGTAAGCGTTATGCGATACAGACTATAACAGCCTCGTTCTGGATTCCTGTACAAATGGCCGGCATGTAAACATACAGTGTTTTATCAATACAGCTTATGAATGTTTCCTATGTCTCTTGTCGACTGTCATCCCATTCAACACTGTGTCGCAACGTGGGAATTTGACAGATTATTTCCGTACTGCAGAATCTCACCGTGGGAAAGCGGGTGCGGTCGaatatgattggtcaatgacAAAGGAACTAGAATTTGATTTACACAAAGTGGGAGGTGCCATGGTACAAGCCAGTTATTGAAATCATTACTCGTGTACCCGAGTGATTTGTTGAAGGGGCGGCGGACTCCGCGCTAACGCACCTCGTACCCGCCccttcaacaaatatttcggatACACTCGTAATGCTATTCAATAGCCATAAATTGTGCATGCTGCCGCCATtggctgccctgcaggtagggcgtaagaattgtaccagCTGCCCCCACATATAcgtactcaccacacgcatgcatgtcgcacgcacgggaggccgtccttaaatgaccttagctgttaataggacgttaaacaaaataaaccaaacattgCATGATCgaaagaggcgactaaatttgggatctcaTCTTTTCTCccctttctgaacaactttcttatTACCAAATTCTCCCTTGACTAAATTTcggatcttatcttttttcaactttcttcctaatgtctcccttgacaatgcctcacttttggcctttagttgagcgttcgccgctgtgaggaaggctttgggttctgtcccctagccgagacataccggaGTCTTAAAataaatggtagttgctactcctgcttagcgctcaacatatctggagtgggacgactggttcgcccgttgtcagtaatgtgaccgggtggggtgtgcgGCTGTacgtcttcggcagtatgcttcagtgaggtagcactataaatcggcaaaagttccggactatcacaaggagacttaacacgagcataccgcagcctcccacaacacacatacgcactcaccacac contains these protein-coding regions:
- the LOC117315130 gene encoding uncharacterized protein K02A2.6-like, with the protein product MDDIPATEVRLNEIRMKLQEDSICRIIMNYCQDGWPGYEHPTITVSTRPYWLLREELSVCHGLLMRGSRLVIPSSMRAEILQKLHEGHQGIVKCRERAKNLVWWPGLSREIEDVVKNCSSCLKHRRERPEPLKPTDFPDRPWQQLGSDLFYWKGVNYLLVIRLFL
- the LOC117315132 gene encoding uncharacterized protein LOC117315132 encodes the protein MFARHGIPETVISDNGPQYASSTFQEFTRDYGFTHSTSSPYYPQGNGEAETAVQTVKRLLSGSQDPYLALLAYRTTALRNGYSPSELLMGRKLRTTIPESPANLSPKWPDLEYVRDKELLDRTSQKHHFDRSHRAVQRPELHPGETVWVKGPSGGFSGTITKSVNDHSYLVRTPSGQIRRNRRQLVQAPAMRPDIPHTRGSGDVPSDVKEPSNQTVCSNPVKAPKPTGSPKSKTGSSTSVSVNNSSEIGVGSKCDNATVTRSGRVSVAPNRMDL